ACCCAGCACTGCCGCAGCCACCAAGGCGAAGACAAAATACGCCAGCCAGGCCAGCACGTAGCCGCCCAGGTTCTCACCCACCAGGTGAAAGATCTCACGCAAGTAGAACGCGGCTGCGAAGGTCCGCCGTCGGGCATAGTTCACCTGGGCCGCCGGGAAAACGAACGAGAACACCAGGCCGTACAGCCCCAGCAGACATATCAGCCCCAGGCTGACCCCGCCCAGCACCCAGGCGATTCCCTGCTGGTTCTCCGCCTGAGTCGCGACACCGATGATCAGAGGAATGAGCGGGATCCCGAATAGCAGCGCCGGGAGGCCGTACACCAGGCCGGCCACGGTCAGCAGCAGGCCCTCGACGAACTTCTGGCCGAAGTCTCCCCAATCCGATAGAGGTTCCGTGCTGCGACCTGTCACTCGCCGGATGATTTCGTTGGCGTAGCCTCCCAGCGCCAGATTGGCGATGGGAATCACAGCCACCACGGCGCCGATCAGGAGCTTCTCGAGCCACTTCTTGTCCTCGAACACGTACACAAATGACTTGCCGACGTCCATGCGTCCTCCTTCTCCGGATCGGCCTGCCAGTTGCGGCACGATCACAAACCGGCCCCAACCAGCAGACCCTGCTCGGGCTTCCCCTGCGCCATCAATTCCTGGAGGTGATGGCCGCCGCCCGGTCTTCCTTCTCTATACGTGCTCAGCGCCCCTCCGGTCGCGCCCGCAACTCGGTCGCTGCCAGGACAGGCGCTACTGCCCGCCCCCGCTGGCTCCCATCCGCAGGGCAGCCAAGGGGTTGCCGCCCTTCCATCCTGTCAACCCATGCAAGATCAAGCCGAACTGCGACAGCCCAAACCACAGCAGCAGCAACGTCAGCCCGATGCAGGCTTGGTCCACCCAGCCGGCAAGGCCGGCCTGGATTCCGGCGATCTGCGCTCGCCAGCCCTCGATCTTAGCCTCGTACTCGGTGACGACCGTCAACAACTGCTCGATGCTCTGCCGGGTCTCGCTCAGGTCGCCTCCCAAGACGTACTCGACGTCCGCCAGGAAGGTCGAGGCCTTATCCGCTACCTCCTCGACATTGGCGATCTCCGCGTCCAGCGTGTCAGCCGCATCCAGCAGTCCCGTGAGCAACTCCTCGCCCGGGATCGAGATATTGAGGAACGGCACCGAGTTGATCGTCTTGAGCGTGGTCAGCACCCCTTGCAGCCCAACTCGCACCTGATCGATCTTCTCGCTGGCGGTCTTGAGGCCCGGGATCAGGCGCCCATCCAACGCCTCACCCACGCCCTGCAGGGTCTGCTGTGCCTGGGTCGTGTTCTGGCTCAGCGCTGCCAGCGTCGTCTCGGCGCCTTCGAGGATGCGCAGGGCACGCGCCAATTCGCCTCCTGCGTTTCCTAGCGCAGTCTGTGCTTGTCCCAACTCTCGATCAAGCTCGCCAAGTCGGGAAAGCCCTTGTTGCGTAAGGGGTTCGTTGTAGGCCCAAGCAGCGCCAATACCCATGACGCTCAGGACCATCAAGAGCCCGCTGACTACGATCAGTGTCCCGTACAGGATCTTGCGTCCCATGTCCTCTCTCCTTCTCTGCCTGCCTCTCTGCGGCGAGTGCGATTCTACCGCTGAGGCGATGCCCTTCACACCGCCCGGCCTGCGTTCGGCTAGCCCACCCATCGTCTGTGTAGGCCAGCTGGCACCGAGTCCAGGTGCGGAGCTTCCGGCTTGGGCGAGGGCTCCCCTCGCCCACGATGGACACTCAGCTGGGGTCCTCTCGGCTGCGCAGCCGCCTCAAGGCCTTCCAGAGCTCAAGCACCACCATCAGTGACAGCGCCGCTCCCAGGGCAATCCCCAATCCCTCACTTGTGAGGGGTTGGGTGCTGAAGATCTGCTGCCCAATCGGCAGGTAGACCACGGCCAGCTGCAACAGCACCGTCAGGCCGATGGCCGACAGCATCGCTCGGTTGCTCAGCAGGCCGATGTGGAACAGGGAATCTTCTTCGGCCCGCGCCTCGAGCGCCACCGCCAGCTGGGCGAAGATCAAGGTCGTGAACAAGAGCGTCTGCCAGGCAGGATCCCCACTGGCGAATGCCCACATCCCGACCCCTACCGAGAGAGCGCTCATCAACACGCCCAGTCCGAGGATCCAGGACGTCATGCCTCGCCCAAAGATGCTCTCCTTGGAAGAGTACGGGGGGCGCCGCATCACGTTCTTCTCCGGCGGCTCGACACTGAGCGCCAGGGCAGGCAGCCCATCGGTGACCAGGTTCATCCACAGGATCTGCAGCGGCAGGAGCGGCAGGGGCATCCCCAGCAGCGGGCCGATCAACATGACCGCGATCTCGCTGGCGTTGCAGCTCAGCAGGTACTTGATGAA
The sequence above is drawn from the Anaerolineales bacterium genome and encodes:
- a CDS encoding DUF4013 domain-containing protein yields the protein MDVGKSFVYVFEDKKWLEKLLIGAVVAVIPIANLALGGYANEIIRRVTGRSTEPLSDWGDFGQKFVEGLLLTVAGLVYGLPALLFGIPLIPLIIGVATQAENQQGIAWVLGGVSLGLICLLGLYGLVFSFVFPAAQVNYARRRTFAAAFYLREIFHLVGENLGGYVLAWLAYFVFALVAAAVLG